The Prunus persica cultivar Lovell chromosome G7, Prunus_persica_NCBIv2, whole genome shotgun sequence genome has a segment encoding these proteins:
- the LOC18769415 gene encoding uncharacterized protein LOC18769415 isoform X2 → MYQCLLNVSPSNLNSTSYRRPLVVRAGGDRPSSASIFVGGFVLGGIVVGALGCVYAPQISKALAGADRKDLMRKLPKFIYDEEKALEKTRKILAEKIAQLNSAIDDVSAQLHADDTPNGAAVASDEVEASI, encoded by the exons ATGTACCAGTGTCTTTTGAATGTTAGCCCCAGTAATCTAAATTCCACTTCATATAGAAGGCCTCTTGTTGTCCGAGCAGG TGGGGACAGACCAAGTTCTGCGAGTATCTTTGTTGGTGGGTTTGTATTGGGGGGGATTGTTGTTGGAGCATTAGGTTGTGTATATGCGCCTCAG ATAAGCAAGGCACTAGCTGGAGCCGACAGAAAAGATTTGATGAGGAAGCTACCAAAGTTTATTTATGATGAAGAGAAAGCTCTTGAG AAAACCCGTAAAATACTGGCTGAGAAGATTGCACAGCTAAACTCCGCCATAGACGATGTTTCGGCTCAGCTGCATGCAGATGATACCCCAAATGGAGCTGCAGTGGCTTCAGATGAAGTTGAAGCTTCCATATAA
- the LOC18769415 gene encoding uncharacterized protein LOC18769415 isoform X1 produces MSALPSSFVSVQNPKTHFLAGSSSKPMYQCLLNVSPSNLNSTSYRRPLVVRAGGDRPSSASIFVGGFVLGGIVVGALGCVYAPQISKALAGADRKDLMRKLPKFIYDEEKALEKTRKILAEKIAQLNSAIDDVSAQLHADDTPNGAAVASDEVEASI; encoded by the exons ATGAGTGCTCTACCGAGCTCGTTCGTTTCAGTTCAAAATCCCAAAACCCACTTCTTAGCTG GTTCTTCTTCGAAGCCAATGTACCAGTGTCTTTTGAATGTTAGCCCCAGTAATCTAAATTCCACTTCATATAGAAGGCCTCTTGTTGTCCGAGCAGG TGGGGACAGACCAAGTTCTGCGAGTATCTTTGTTGGTGGGTTTGTATTGGGGGGGATTGTTGTTGGAGCATTAGGTTGTGTATATGCGCCTCAG ATAAGCAAGGCACTAGCTGGAGCCGACAGAAAAGATTTGATGAGGAAGCTACCAAAGTTTATTTATGATGAAGAGAAAGCTCTTGAG AAAACCCGTAAAATACTGGCTGAGAAGATTGCACAGCTAAACTCCGCCATAGACGATGTTTCGGCTCAGCTGCATGCAGATGATACCCCAAATGGAGCTGCAGTGGCTTCAGATGAAGTTGAAGCTTCCATATAA
- the LOC18769744 gene encoding MLO-like protein 8 encodes MVPFSLGLGVWLGLVGVAMAASESSSQSRELDRTPTWAVSGVCAVIIIISLVLEKVLHKVGTFLTDRHKRALFEALEKVKAELMILGFISLLLTFGQSYIARICIPLKVADTMLPCTVKDVKDEEDDSTSHRRLLWNDRRSLAAASDYKCKTGYEPLISINGLHQLHILIFFLAVFHVLYSAITMLLGRLKIRGWKQWEAETSSHDYEFSNDPSRFRLTHETSFVRAHTSFWTRIPFFFYVGCFFRQFFRSVSKSDYLTVRNGFITVHLGAGSKFNFQKYIKRSLEDDFKVVVGVSPVLWASFVIFLLLNVKGWQALFWASLIPLIIILLVGTKLQAILTKMALEITERHAVVQGIPLVQGSDKYFWFARPQLVLHLIHFALFQNAFQIIYFFWIWYSFGLKSCFHANFKLAIAKVFLGVGVLCLCSYITLPLYALVTQMGSHMKKSIFDEQTSKALKKWHMAVKKKHGGTHGGKSPTQTLGGGSSTLSTVHSSGGHTLHRFKTTGHSTRSSVFDDHETSDLETDPLSPTSTTNLIVRVDQMEQETEKIEPQDNEQTNNPDDFSFAKPAPDKET; translated from the exons ATGGTGCCTTTCTCTCTGGGTCTGGGCGTGTGGCTCGGGTTGGTGGGTGTGGCTATGGCAGCATCAGAGAGTAGCTCACAGTCGAGGGAGCTTGACCGTACACCCACATGGGCTGTTTCTGGTGTCTGCGCcgttatcatcatcatctcatTGGTTTTGGAGAAGGTCCTTCACAAAGTTGGAACG TTCCTCACGGATAGGCACAAGAGAGCTCTGTTTGAAgctctggagaaggttaaAGCAG AGTTGATGATTCTGGGCTTTATTTCACTACTCCTGACTTTTGGGCAGAGTTACATTGCCAGAATCTGTATTCCACTCAAGGTTGCAGATACTATGCTGCCATGTACTGTAAAAGATGTAAAAGATGAGGAGGATGACTCAACTAGTCACCGGAGACTCTTATGGAATGACCGAAGATCTTTAGCGGCTGCCTCTGATTATAAATGCAAGACT GGGTATGAGCCACTTATATCAATTAATGGATTGCACCAATTGCACATCCTCATATTCTTCTTGGCAGTCTTTCATGTGTTATACAGTGCTATCACAATGCTGCTTGGAAGGCTAAAG ATTCGAGGCTGGAAGCAGTGGGAGGCAGAGACTTCATCCCATGACTATGAGTTCTCAAATG ATCCTTCGAGATTCAGACTTACCCACGAGACATCATTTGTTAGAGCACATACCAGTTTCTGGACTAGGATTCCATTCTTCTTTTATGTT GGATGCTTCTTTCGACAATTTTTTAGGTCTGTTAGTAAGTCTGACTACTTAACAGTGCGCAATGGATTCATCACT GTCCATTTAGGTGCAGGAAGTAAAtttaacttccaaaaatataTCAAGAGATCATTAGAGGATGACTTCAAGGTCGTTGTTGGAGTTAG TCCTGTATTGTGGGCATCATTTGTGATCTTTTTGCTCCTTAATGTTAAAG GATGGCAGGCATTGTTTTGGGCATCCTTGATCCCTCTCATT ATAATCTTACTAGTTGGAACAAAACTTCAAGCGATCCTGACTAAGATGGCCCTAGAAATTACAGAAAGGCATGCAGTGGTTCAAGGGATTCCTCTAGTACAAGGCtctgataaatatttttggtttgCTCGGCCTCAGTTGGTTCTTCATCTTATCCATTTTGCGCTGTTTCAG AATGCATtccaaattatatatttcttctgGATATGG TATTCATTTGGGTTGAAATCTTGCTTCCATGCCAATTTCAAGCTCGCAATCGCAAAAGTATTTTTAGG GGTTGGGGTTCTATGTTTGTGCAGCTACATTACACTTCCACTGTATGCCCTTGTAACTCAG ATGGGTTCACACATGAAGAAATCCATCTTTGATGAACAAACATCCAAGGCCCTTAAGAAGTGGCACATGGctgtgaagaagaagcacgGTGGGACCCATGGCGGCAAGTCTCCTACCCAAACCCTGGGTGGTGGGAGCTCAACTCTTTCGACGGTGCACTCCTCCGGAGGACACACGCTGCATCGTTTCAAAACAACTGGTCACTCAACCCGCTCATCTGTCTTTGATGATCATGAGACATCTGATCTTGAAACTGATCCTTTGTCACCCACATCAACTACAAACTTGATTGTAAGAGTGGATCAAATGGAGCAGGAAActgaaaaaattgaaccgCAAGACAACGAACAAACCAATAATCCAGACGATTTCTCATTCGCCAAGCCTGCCCCGGATAAAGAAACATGA
- the LOC18771327 gene encoding RING-H2 finger protein ATL8 codes for MPRSQRFLGSSAATNSSTFPAAPPPEAVVLESDFVVILAALLCAVICVIGLLAVARCAWLRRGSGAGGASLSSAQASANKGVKKKVLQSLPKFTYGIGGAEPPPKLASECAICLGEFAEGDEIRVLPQCGHVFHVGCVDMWLGSHSSCPSCRQILVVARCQKCGQFPAPISEAELKARQDHSSSNSPAPPPPPPPPAANAISSSSNTTTTTAVNSNSYLP; via the coding sequence ATGCCTCGCTCTCAGAGATTTCTAGGCAGTAGCGCCGCCACCAACTCGTCAACTTTCCCTGCGGCGCCGCCTCCTGAGGCCGTGGTTCTGGAGTCAGACTTCGTCGTCATACTTGCGGCTTTGCTTTGCGCCGTCATATGCGTGATCGGTCTCCTAGCCGTGGCGCGCTGCGCCTGGCTCCGGCGCGGCTCCGGAGCCGGCGGAGCCAGCCTCAGCTCGGCTCAAGCCTCCGCCAACAAAGGCGTCAAGAAGAAGGTACTCCAGTCGCTCCCCAAGTTCACATACGGCATCGGCGGCGCCGAGCCGCCGCCCAAGCTGGCTTCGGAGTGCGCCATCTGCTTGGGGGAGTTCGCGGAGGGAGATGAGATCAGGGTTTTGCCGCAGTGCGGCCACGTCTTCCACGTTGGATGCGTGGACATGTGGCTTGGGTCCCACTCGTCGTGCCCGTCGTGCCGGCAGATCCTGGTGGTGGCTCGCTGCCAGAAGTGCGGCCAGTTCCCGGCTCCCATTTCTGAAGCCGAGCTCAAGGCGCGCCAAGACCATAGCAGCAGCAACAGTCcggctcctcctcctcctcctcctcctcctgcaGCCAATGCAATTAGTTCTTCTTCTAATACAACAACTACCACTGCTGTTAATAGTAATAGTTATCTCCCTTAA